The following proteins come from a genomic window of Euwallacea fornicatus isolate EFF26 chromosome 9, ASM4011564v1, whole genome shotgun sequence:
- the rho-7 gene encoding presenilin-associated rhomboid-like protein, mitochondrial, producing the protein MALNHIGRFWLCTIKSPFPQNSFNTYRKSVRHFRKGRNDVRTQEAFKLTSGSLETPFSNAHMDSANLSVGRLWKPFIFTIGFSGATFLSCSLWEYENMRSHVVKMLKKPVKFFNKQSEFGVDKTNNLTKEVKKWWNSLTAGQKVFVPICILNVLVFATWRIPRLNKFMLNFFASNPASPHQCLPMIFSTFSHYSGLHLLANMYVLHSFSTGAVHSLGKEQFMTLYLSAGVISSFTSYLYKILRKQPGLSLGASGSIMAILGYVCMQFPETQLGIILVPLFTFSAGTAIKFIVGLDTAGVLMGWKFFDHAAHLGGAATGVIWALWGNQYIWPQREPILRYWHQLRGSIK; encoded by the exons aTGGCTCTTAATCATATAGGGCGATTTTGGTTATG CACAATAAAGTCGCCTTTCCCCCAAAATTCCTTTAACACATACAGAAAAAGTGTCAGACACTTTAGGAAAGGTCGCAATGACGTGCGAACTCAAGAAGCCTTCAAACTCACCTCAGGAAGTTTGGAGACTCCGTTCAGCAATGCACACATGGATTCTGCTAACTTGAGCGTAGGAAGGTTGTGGAAGCCATTTATTTTCACTATAGGA ttttcagGAGCAACATTTCTAAGTTGTTCTCTATGGGAATATGAAAATATGCGTTCTCATGTGgtgaaaatgttaaagaaacctgtaaaatttttcaacaaacagTCGGAATTTGGGGTTGATAAAACT AACAATCTCACAAAGGAAGTTAAGAAATGGTGGAATTCTCTCACTGCTGGGCAAAAAGTGTTTGTGcccatttgcattttaaatgtGCTGGTTTTTGCTACCTGGAGGATACCTcgattgaataaatttatgttgaatttttttgcttcaaatccTGCTAGTCCACATCAATGTTTGCCCATGATTTTCTCCACTTTCAGTCATTATTCAGGGCTCCATTTGCTTGCCAATATGTATGTTTTACACAGCTTTAGCACAG GTGCTGTGCACAGTTTAGGAAAAGAGCAGTTTATGACCCTATATTTGAGTGCAGGAGTGATTTCTAGTTTTACCAgctatttatacaaaattctCAGGAAACAACCAGGATTGTCATTAGGAGCA TCAGGATCAATAATGGCTATATTGGGATATGTGTGTATGCAGTTTCCTGAAACTCAGCTGGGGATTATCCTTGTACCACTTTTCACCTTTTCAGCAGGAACT GCAATCAAGTTTATTGTGGGATTGGACACAGCAGGAGTCTTAATGGGCTGGAAGTTCTTTGACCATGCTGCCCATTTAGGTGGTGCCGCCACTGGAGT TATTTGGGCGTTATGGGGTAACCAATACATTTGGCCTCAGAGGGAACCAATTCTGAGGTACTGGCACCAGCTGCGAGGATCAATTAAATGA
- the LOC136341208 gene encoding S-formylglutathione hydrolase: MVLTELSANKSFGGWQKVFSHDSKELGCTMKFGVYLPPQAEKEKLPVIYWLSGLTCSEANFIEKAGAQKYASKHGVIIVNPDTSPRGLNITGDSESWDFGVGAGFYLNATQEPWKKNYRMHDYIVKELISLVNSNFDVVAGQQSIMGHSMGGHGAFILTLRNPGLFKSASAFAPICNPIQCPWGIKAFTGYLGPQENGDWEQWDATELVKKYNGPPLELLIDQGSADQFLSQLNPDNLVEACKASGVLAILKKREGYNHSYFYIASFIGEHIEYHCEYLKA, encoded by the exons ATGGTTTTAACCGAGCTTTCAGCAAACAAGAGTTTTGGAGGCTGGCAAAAAGTTTTCAGCCATGACTCCAAAGAATTGGGTTGCACcatgaaatttggagtttacTTACCTCCTCAAGCTGAAAAAGAGAAGCTCCCAGTGATTTATTGGCTATCAGGGCTTACTTGCTCTGAGGctaatttcattgaaaaagcAGGGGCACAAAA GTATGCATCTAAACATGGAGTTATCATAGTGAATCCGGACACTTCACCAAGAGGCCTTAACATAACTGGGGATTCAGAGTCCTGGGATTTTGGAGTAGGTGCTGGCTTCTATTTAAATGCCACCCAAGAACCATGGAAAAAGAATTATAGAATGCATGACTATATCGTCAAGGaacttattagtcttgttaataGCAACTTTGATGTTGTTGCTGGTCAACAGTCAATAATGGGACATAG CATGGGGGGTCATGGGGCGTTCATACTGACCTTAAGGAACCCAGGATTGTTTAAGTCAGCTTCTGCATTTGCTCCAATTTGCAATCCAATTCAATGTCCTTGGGGAATCAAGGCTTTCACTGGGTATCTGGGGCCTCAGGAAAATGGGGACTGGGAGCAGTGGGATGCCACTGAGCTTGTTAAGAAATACAATGGGCCCCCTTTAGAGTTGTTAATTGACCAA GGATCAGCAGACCAGTTCTTATCACAATTAAACCCTGATAATCTAGTGGAGGCCTGCAAAGCTTCTGGGGTGTTAGcaatactaaaaaaaaggGAGGGATACAATCATAGCTATTTCTACATTGCTTCATTTATTGGGGAGCATATTGAATATCACTGTGAATACCTGAAGGcttag
- the dre4 gene encoding FACT complex subunit spt16, with translation MASINLDKETFHRRLKRLYTAWKDSSGDNSFSKMDALVSAVGKDDDIVYSKSGALQTWLLGYELTDTIIVITENKIHFLASKKKIEFLKQGEPKDDTQTQLNLLVRDKDNDKQNFKTLITAIKESRNGKVVGHFPKDNYQGLYMDSWREALKNEAFELVDANAPIAYLMAPKEDSEITTMKKASLVTVDVFTKFLKDQIMEIIDSDKKVKHSKLAEGVESAIQDKKYVSGVDVNHVDLCYPAIVQSGGNYSLKFSAVSDKNNLHFGSIICSFGVRYKLYCSNIVRTLLVNPTDEMQANYNFLLQFEEELLKKLQAGVKLSEVYEAGLSYVKKEKPNLVDNLTKNFGFAMGVEFKESSLIISPKSTAVLKKGMIFNLNLGLSNLTNKEASDKEGKIYALFIGDTVMVNEGQAASVMTNSKKKIKNIGIFLKGESEEEEEDDEEKENAPKPEVLGGRARRTAVLESKLRTEHTSEEKRKEHQRELAQQLNEKAKERLAKQGGAKGTEKVRKSTVSYKNINQMPRVPEVKQMKIFVDQKYETVILPVYGIPVPFHISTIKNISQSVEGDYTYLRINFFHPGSSLGKDGNFQQPEATFVKEVTYRSTNTKEPGEISPPSSNLNTAFRLIKEVQRKFRTREAEEKEKEDLVKQDTLVLSQNKGNPKLKDLFIRPNIVSKRMTGTLEAHTNGFRYTSVRGDKVDILYNNIKNAFFQPCDGEMIILLHFHLKHAIMFGKKKHVDVQFYTEVGEITTDLGKHQHMHDRDDLAAEQAERELRHKLKTAFKSFCEKVETMTKQEIEFDTPFRELGFPGVPFRSTVLLQPTSGCLVHLTEWPPFVITLEDVELVHFERIQFHLKNFDMVFVFKDYQRKTAMVTAIPMNMLDHVKEWLNSCDIRYSEGVQSLNWAKIMKTITDDPEGFFESGGWTFLDPESDDEQVVEEESEEEDDTYQPSDVETFSEESEEDSEYSEGDTEESDSASGDDELGSDEESGKDWSDLEREAAEEDRERVYDDFEDRKGGRKNNFSKDKNKSSSKHSSSKHSSSNHKSGSSSKHNSSGSSRDKDRSRDKVRHSASGSKHKSSSSGHSKDKRSHNSSSSRDKDRHSSSSSKKRSRSDSGDKQKSKKSRK, from the exons ATGGCAAGTATAAACTTAGACAAAGAAACCTTTCATAGGCGTCTGAAGCGCTTATATACCGCCTGGAAGGATTCTTCAGGCGACAATAGCTTCTCCAAAATGGATGCTTTGGTATCCGCCGTGGGAAAAGACGACGATATCGTCTATAGCAAATCCGGCGCCTTACAAACCTGGCTTTTGGGCTATGAGCTAACGGACACTATAATAGTGATAACAGAGAACAAGATCCACTTCCTAGCCAGCAAAAAAAAGATTGAGTTTCTCAAGCAAGGCGAACCTAAAGATGACACTCAAACTCAATTGAATTTGCTTGTAAGGGATAAAGACAACGATAAACAGAATTTTAAGACTCTCATAACAGCAATCAAAGAGAGTCGGAATGGAAAAGTCGTAGGACATTTCCCCAAGGACAACTATCAAGGCCTTTATATGGATAGTTGGCGAGAAGCTCTAAAAAATGAAGCTTTTGAGTTGGTTGATGCTAATGCTCCTATCGCCTATCTCATGGCTCCAAAAGAGGACTCTGAGATCACCACTATGAAAAAGGCCTCTCTAGTCACAGTAGATGTTTTTACCAAGTTTTTAAAGGAccaaataatggaaattatcgattcagataaaaaagttaagcATAGCAAGTTAGCAGAAGGTGTTGAGTCAGCTATCCAAGACAAGAAGTATGTGTCTGGTGTTGATGTTAATCATGTAGATTTGTGCTATCCAGCAATAGTTCAGTCAGGGGGTAATTACAGCCTTAAATTCAGTGCAGTAAGTGATAAAAATAACCTTCACTTTGGGTCAATAATTTGCTCCTTTGGAGTCAGGTACAAGCTTTATTGTTCCAACATTGTTCGTACCCTATTGGTCAACCCTACAGATGAAATGCAGGCTAATTATAATTTCTTATTACAATTTGAAGAGGAGCTGTTAAAGAAATTACAAGCTGGAGTAAAGCTATCTGAGGTTTATGAAGCTGGCCTCAGTTATGTAAAGAAAGAGAAGCCTAATTTAGTTGATAATTTAACAAAGAATTTTGGCTTTGCCATGGGAGTAGAATTTAAAGAGAGCTCATTAATAATCAGCCCCAAAAGCACTGCAGTTTTGAAAAAGGGAATGATTTTTAATCTTAATTTAGGGTTGAGCAATTTGACCAATAAAGAAGCTTCAGATAAGGAAGGAAAAATTTATGCATTGTTCATCGGAGATACTGTAATGGTAAATGAAGGCCAGGCTGCGTCAGTTATGACAAAtagtaaaaagaaaatcaaaaacatagGAATATTCCTGAAAGGAGAATcggaagaagaagaagaggaTGATGAAGAGAAAGAAAATGCCCCAAAGCCGGAGGTGTTAGGAGGTAGGGCAAGGAGGACTGCTGTATTAGAATCAAAGTTACGTACTGAGCACACTTCAGAGGAAAAACGGAAAGAGCATCAAAGAGAATTGGCTCAGCAGCTTAATGAGAAAGCTAAGGAAAGACTAGCAAAGCAAGGGGGGGCTAAAGGTACAGAGAAAGTGCGGAAGAGTACCGTgtcttataaaaatattaatcaaatgCCTCGAGTACCCGAAGTCAAACAGATGAAGATTTTTGTTGATCAGAAATATGAAACTGTAATTTTACCAGTTTACGGGATACCAGTTCCTTTCCACATTTCTactataaaaaacatttcccaGTCTGTTGAAGGAGATTATACCTATTTGCGTATTAATTTCTTCCATCCAGGCTCTAGCTTAGGAAAAGATG GAAACTTCCAACAACCAGAAGCTACTTTTGTTAAAGAAGTAACATACCGCAGTACAAACACAAAGGAACCGGGCGAAATCTCACCTCCATCGTCGAATTTAAACACCGCTTTTCGACTCATCAAAGAAGTACAAAGGAAATTCAGAACCCGCGAGGCCGAAGAGAAGGAAAAGGAGGATCTGGTCAAACAAGATACCCTGGTGTTGTCTCAAAACAAAGGCAATCCCAaactgaaagatctcttcatACGTCCCAACATTGTTTCCAAAAGGATGACGGGTACTTTAGAGGCTCACACCAACGGATTTCGCTATACCTCAGTTAGAGGAGATAAGGTGGATATTCTGTACAATAACATCAAAAACGCCTTTTTCCAACCATGTGATGGCGAGATGATCATTTTGTTGCACTTCCACTTGAAGCACGCCATTATGTTTGGCAAAAAGAAACATGTGGACGTGCAGTTTTATACTGAAGTTGGAGAAATTACCACTGATTTGGGAAAACACCAACATATGCATGATAGGGACGATTTAGCTGCCGAACAAGCTGAAAGAGAGCTAAGGCATAAACTAAAAACTGCCTTTAAAAGCTTTTGCGAAAAG GTGGAAACAATGACTAAACAAGAAATAGAGTTTGACACTCCATTCCGAGAATTAGGCTTCCCTGGAGTCCCCTTTCGTTCCACTGTACTACTGCAGCCAACCTCTGGATGTCTGGTCCATTTAACTGAATGGCCACCTTTCGTAATAACGTTAGAAGATGTGGAATTAGTGCACTTTGAGCGCATCCAGTTTCATCTAAAGAACTTCGATATGGTCTTTGTTTTCAAGGACTACCAGAGGAAAACCGCCATGGTGACTGCAATTCCTATGAACATGCTGGATCATGTGAAAGAGTGGCTAAATTCTTGTGATATTCG GTATTCTGAGGGTGTGCAGTCGTTGAATTGGGCGAAAATCATGAAGACTATTACGGATGATCCTGAAGGGTTCTTTGAAAGCGGCGGATGGACATTCTTGGATCCAGAGTCAGATGATGAGCAAGTG GTAGAAGAAGAAAGTGAGGAAGAGGATGATACGTATCAACCCTCAGATGTTGAAACTTTCTCTGAAGAGAGTGAAGAGGATTCTGAATACTCTGAAGGCGACACTGAAGAGAGTGACAGCGCATCTGGAGATGATGAATTGGGTTCTGATGAAGAATCCGGAAAAGATTGGTCTGATTTGGAGCGAGAAGCTGCAGAGGAAGATCGCGAGAGAGTCTACGACGACTTCGAAGATCGAAAAGGCGGCAGAAAGAACAATTTCTCCAAGGACAAGAATAAATCTTCCAGTAAGCATTCCAGCTCTAAGCACAGTTCTAGCAACCACAAGAGCGGTTCTAGTAGCAAGCACAACAGCAGTGGAAGCAGCCGAGATAAAG
- the eIF2A gene encoding eukaryotic translation initiation factor 2A, whose product MSAQIPIFTRSSTGITAILGPPSVKPYDQFPPIESKSCRTILFSPEGLYLAYVNWPTITVLNTETWKKVAFIENTKVYHLAFSPKSTFLLSWEPFTVSNANPQGSPNLKIYKTEGGELVNSFTQKKQMNWEPHWSLDEKLFSRLVNTDVVFYKDLNFEKIVERINGHKVVSYELSPNIGSYFVLCHTIGSPGQPSFGRLFKYPNFDNQQVIANKSFFQADKVDFIWNSKGNNALLLTSTEVDKTGGSYYGKQGLHFMGLNGQTSMVTMSKEGPIYSVQWSPKNQEFCVVYGFTPAKATIFNLKCEPCFELGTGARNAVYYNPQGNILLLGGFGNLPGQVEVWDAINKKKISSGEARDTTFLQWAPDGEHFLTATTAPRLRTGNGFKIWHYSFSLLYENCFPQGEELYEVTWKPYPKLTFKEPQISSKKVEGIVPSEPQASKHVYRPPSARNRPAVSFQLHKNEEEPHNVGANNTPSKAALKKKKKREAKKALKLNEDSENKQVSSPIVSNVQVTLTGDPEIDKKLKNIKKKLDAIEKLKVEQASGKMLEANQLTKIQGEAELLKELEQLAV is encoded by the exons aTGAGTGCACAAATCCCCATTTTTA CTCGAAGTTCCACGGGTATAACGGCTATTCTGGGCCCTCCTAGCGTGAAGCCCTATGATCAGTTTCCCCCAATTGAAAGCAAATCTTGCCGCACTATACTGTTCAGCCCTGAAGGGTTGTATCTGGCGTATGTTAACTGGCCAAC aATTACAGTTCTTAATACTGAAACTTGGAAAAAAGTGGCATTTATTGAGAATACAAAAGTATATCATTTGGCTTTTTCACCTAAAAGTACGTTTCTATTGAGTTGGGAGCCTTTCACTGTTAGCAATGCCAATCCTCAAGGaagtccaaatttgaaaatttataaaactgaAGGTGGAGAGCTTGTCAACAGCTTCACACAAAAGAAGCAAATGAATTG GGAGCCTCATTGGAGTCTTGATGAGAAGCTCTTTTCAAGGCTTGTAAACACTGATGTTGTGTTTTACAaggatttaaattttgagaaaattgtaGAGAGAATTAATGGACATAAAGTAGTATCATATGAATTGTCTCCAAATATTGgaagttattttgttttgtgcCACACAATAGGGTCTCCAGGGCAACCAAGTTTTGGGAG GTTGTttaagtatccaaattttgacaaTCAACAGGTAATTGCCaataaaagcttttttcaAGCTGACAAAGTTGATTTTATTTGGAACTCCAAAGGAAACAATGCTTTGCTGTTGACATCTACTGAAGTGGATAAAACAGGTGGTTCTTACTATGGCAAACAAGGGTTGCATTTTATGGGTTTAAATGGACAAACCTCTATGGTGACTATGA GTAAGGAAGGGCCAATCTACAGTGTACAGTGGTCTCCTAAAAACCAGGAATTTTGCGTGGTATATGGCTTCACCCCTGCCAAGGCtacgatttttaatttaaagtgtgAGCCTTGCTTTGAACTGGGCACTGGGGCAAGAAATGCTGTTTACTATAACCCTCAAGGGAATATTTTACTTTTGGGGGGATTTGGAAATCTCCCAGGGCAAGTGGAAGTATGGGATgctattaataaaaagaaGATAAGTAGTGGAGAGGCTAGGGACACTACATTTCTCCAATGGGCCCCTGACGGTGAGCATTTTCTCACAGCCACCACAGCTCCAAGACTCAGGACTGGCAatggtttcaaaatttggcactATTCTTTCTCTTTGTTGTATGAAAACTGCTTTCCACAGGGAGAGGAATTGTATGAAGTTACTTGGAAG cCTTACccaaaattgacctttaaagAGCCTCAAATCTCCTCTAAGAAGGTAGAAGGAATTGTCCCCAGTGAGCCCCAAGCCTCTAAACATGTTTACAGGCCTCCTTCAGCTCGCAATCGACCTGCTGTCAGTTTCCAGTTGCATAAAAACGAAGAAGAGCCCCATAACGTTG GTGCCAATAATACTCCGTCCAAGGCGGCActtaaaaagaagaagaaaagagAAGCGAAAAAGGCATTGAAGTTGAATGAGGACAGTGAGAACAAACAAGTCTCATCTCCAATTGTTAGCAACGTGCAAGTTACTTTGACTGGAGATCCCGAAATTGATAAGAAGTTGAAGAATATCAAGAAG aaattggACGCTATAGAGAAACTGAAGGTGGAGCAAGCAAGTGGAAAGATGCTCGAAGCCAATCAGTTGACCAAAATCCAAGGAGAGGCTGAGTTGCTCAAGGAATTGGAACAATTGgcagtttga